The Candidatus Caccoplasma merdavium genome has a segment encoding these proteins:
- a CDS encoding TonB-dependent receptor, producing the protein MTLRQLLLSFFLFLCLVAQAQRRVEISGRVIDSEGAPMDLVTVAVPAASAGTFTNDKGEFKLHVVPSDTVEVIFSYLGYRREHRKLVTPSEKVSLTVRMYNNDRTLSEVQIREYRRQMTTLQKLDPKDWKLMPDASGGSIEALLATMPGVHSNNELSSQYSVRGGNFDENIVYVNGIEIYRPQLIRTGQQEGLSFINPDMVGAVGFSSGGYPVEYGDKMSSVLDITYKKPEAFEGSVSGSFLGASASVGQSTRRFSQLHGFRFKTNSTLLSTLDTEGEYKPRFFDYQTYLTYKINSRWDVALLGNISSNNYQFIPQSRTTRYGSVSSAAQFTVYFDGKEQDIFQTYFGALTLNYRPTAFTSLSLLASAFTTREQVTYDITGEYWLDELDLANGADAPETAGTLGYGSYHEHARNRLNANVYALTLKGETRWGRHTLRYGTTYQRERIHDRMREWESRDSSGYTLPHTGAGISLISSLRSTQDIESNRFSAYVQETYTLEHASGIYNFTGGVRLSYWDYNRECIVSPRASVGFNPAFNSRLTFRFATGIYYQAPFYKEFRDTVQDSRGNWTVSLNKNIKSQRSIHVILGSDFTFRALDRPFKLTGEVYYKKLDHLISYEVDNVRVWYSGENNSEGYIAGLDLKLFGEFVPGVDSWLTFSLMTAQEKTASGHVPLPTEQRYSVGLFFQDYVPRFPKYRFSLKAIWSDGLPMAAPRKGRAEGYFRTPPYRRVDIGLSRRLAGGEDRIMQRPFFRAFKSIWIGLDVFNLLDFANVNSYYWVTDIYNNQNAVPNYLTGRQFNLRLSFDF; encoded by the coding sequence ATGACATTGCGACAACTTCTGTTATCGTTTTTTCTTTTCTTGTGCCTGGTGGCACAAGCGCAACGTCGTGTCGAGATTTCGGGACGGGTCATCGATTCCGAAGGAGCCCCGATGGACCTTGTCACGGTTGCCGTCCCGGCCGCATCGGCAGGTACGTTTACCAATGACAAGGGCGAGTTCAAGTTGCATGTTGTCCCCTCCGATACGGTGGAGGTGATATTCTCGTACCTCGGGTACCGCCGCGAGCACCGGAAACTGGTAACCCCCTCGGAAAAAGTGTCGCTCACCGTGCGCATGTATAACAACGACCGCACACTGAGCGAAGTGCAGATACGCGAGTACCGCCGCCAAATGACCACGTTGCAGAAACTCGACCCCAAAGACTGGAAACTGATGCCCGATGCTTCGGGCGGTTCCATCGAAGCCTTGCTGGCGACGATGCCCGGGGTGCACTCCAACAACGAGCTGAGTTCGCAATATTCGGTGCGGGGCGGGAATTTCGATGAGAACATCGTCTATGTCAATGGCATCGAAATCTACCGTCCGCAACTTATTCGCACCGGCCAGCAGGAGGGGCTGAGCTTTATCAATCCCGATATGGTCGGTGCCGTGGGATTTTCTTCGGGCGGTTATCCCGTGGAGTATGGCGACAAGATGTCGTCGGTACTCGACATCACCTACAAGAAACCCGAAGCCTTTGAAGGGTCGGTCTCGGGCAGTTTCCTGGGAGCCAGCGCTTCGGTGGGGCAGAGCACCCGACGCTTCTCGCAGTTGCACGGCTTCCGTTTCAAGACCAATTCGACCCTCCTCAGCACGCTCGACACCGAGGGGGAGTATAAGCCGCGTTTCTTCGATTACCAGACCTATCTCACCTATAAGATAAATTCCCGTTGGGACGTGGCCTTGTTGGGAAACATATCGAGCAACAACTATCAATTTATTCCCCAGTCGCGCACCACGCGCTATGGCAGCGTTTCGTCGGCCGCACAGTTTACGGTCTATTTCGACGGGAAGGAGCAAGATATTTTTCAGACCTATTTCGGGGCCCTCACGCTCAATTACCGCCCCACGGCATTCACCTCGCTTTCGTTACTGGCCTCGGCTTTCACGACCCGGGAGCAGGTAACCTATGACATCACGGGCGAATATTGGCTCGACGAGCTCGACCTGGCCAATGGTGCCGATGCTCCCGAAACGGCCGGTACACTGGGCTATGGCTCTTATCACGAGCATGCCCGTAACCGTCTGAATGCCAATGTTTATGCTCTGACCCTCAAAGGCGAGACGCGATGGGGTCGCCACACCCTGCGTTATGGCACGACCTACCAGCGGGAACGCATACACGACCGCATGCGGGAGTGGGAGTCGCGCGACTCTTCGGGTTACACGCTGCCTCATACCGGTGCCGGCATTTCGCTCATATCGAGCCTGCGGTCGACGCAAGACATCGAGAGCAACCGTTTCTCGGCCTATGTGCAGGAGACCTATACCCTCGAACATGCTTCGGGCATATACAACTTTACCGGGGGAGTGCGTCTCTCATACTGGGATTATAATCGGGAGTGCATTGTCTCGCCCCGGGCGTCGGTCGGATTCAATCCCGCCTTCAACTCGCGCCTTACTTTCCGTTTCGCCACGGGCATATATTACCAAGCGCCTTTTTACAAGGAATTTCGCGATACGGTGCAGGACAGCCGGGGAAACTGGACGGTGAGTCTCAACAAGAACATCAAGTCGCAACGCTCGATACATGTGATATTGGGAAGCGATTTCACCTTCCGGGCTCTCGACCGGCCTTTCAAGCTCACCGGCGAGGTCTATTATAAAAAACTCGACCACCTCATCTCTTATGAGGTCGACAACGTGCGGGTGTGGTACAGTGGTGAAAACAATTCCGAGGGATACATCGCCGGTCTCGATTTGAAACTTTTCGGGGAGTTTGTCCCGGGAGTGGACTCGTGGCTCACCTTTTCCCTCATGACCGCTCAGGAGAAAACCGCCTCGGGCCATGTGCCCCTGCCCACCGAGCAGCGGTATAGCGTGGGGCTCTTTTTCCAGGACTATGTGCCCCGCTTCCCGAAATATCGTTTTTCGCTCAAAGCCATTTGGTCCGACGGCCTTCCCATGGCCGCCCCGCGCAAGGGACGTGCCGAGGGGTATTTCCGCACGCCGCCCTATCGTCGTGTCGACATCGGACTTTCGCGCCGTTTGGCCGGAGGGGAAGACCGCATCATGCAACGGCCGTTTTTCCGGGCCTTCAAGAGTATTTGGATAGGGCTCGATGTCTTCAATCTTCTCGACTTTGCCAACGTCAATTCCTATTATTGGGTGACCGATATTTACAACAACCAGAATGCCGTGCCCAACTATCTCACCGGGCGGCAATTCAATCTGAGACTCTCTTTCGATTTTTAG
- a CDS encoding 3'-5' exoribonuclease, producing MKNFAAIDFETANNRRTSVCSVGVVVVRNGVVTGTYYHLIHPTPNYYLPFTTAIHGLRASDTDEAPLFPDVWREVVPLIEGLPLVAHNSPFDEGCLRAVHEYYGLTYPDYRFFCTCRASRRVFGRELPDHRLPTVAARCGYDLSRHHHALADAEACAVIAMQILDEE from the coding sequence ATGAAAAATTTTGCAGCCATCGATTTTGAAACGGCCAACAACCGGCGCACCAGTGTATGCAGCGTGGGTGTCGTCGTGGTGCGTAACGGGGTGGTGACCGGGACGTATTATCATCTCATACACCCGACCCCCAATTATTATTTGCCGTTCACGACGGCCATTCACGGCCTTCGGGCGTCCGATACCGATGAAGCGCCCCTGTTCCCCGACGTGTGGCGGGAGGTCGTTCCGCTCATCGAAGGCTTGCCGCTGGTGGCGCACAACAGCCCGTTCGACGAAGGGTGCCTGCGAGCCGTGCATGAATATTACGGCCTGACCTATCCCGATTATCGTTTTTTCTGCACCTGCCGGGCTTCGCGGCGGGTTTTCGGACGAGAGTTGCCCGATCACCGCTTGCCGACCGTCGCTGCCCGTTGCGGTTATGACTTGTCGCGACACCATCATGCCTTGGCCGATGCCGAAGCCTGTGCCGTCATCGCCATGCAGATTCTCGATGAGGAGTGA
- a CDS encoding nitroreductase family protein, with protein sequence MKDFHELLRVRRSTRKFTPEEISSEDVKTIMEAALMAPSSKRSLSWEFVLVEDPEKLERLSVCKDSGAKLIAGAKLAVVVLGDPMKSDVWIEDASIASTLIQLQAEELGIGSCWVQVRGRYGENGESAEDFVRELLNIPLPMQVLAIIALGHKAETKAPFDPEKAAWEKVHIGQW encoded by the coding sequence ATGAAAGATTTTCACGAATTACTGAGAGTGCGCCGAAGCACCCGCAAATTTACCCCCGAAGAGATTTCATCGGAAGATGTAAAAACCATCATGGAAGCCGCCCTCATGGCTCCGTCGTCGAAACGTTCGTTGTCGTGGGAATTTGTCCTGGTCGAAGACCCCGAAAAGCTCGAACGCCTTTCGGTGTGCAAAGACAGCGGCGCCAAACTGATAGCCGGTGCCAAACTGGCCGTCGTCGTGCTGGGCGACCCGATGAAGAGTGACGTGTGGATCGAAGACGCCTCCATCGCCTCCACGCTCATTCAACTGCAAGCCGAAGAGCTGGGAATAGGCAGCTGTTGGGTGCAGGTGCGCGGCCGTTATGGAGAGAACGGCGAATCGGCCGAAGATTTTGTGCGCGAACTCCTGAACATACCTCTTCCCATGCAAGTGCTGGCTATCATTGCACTGGGGCATAAAGCCGAAACAAAAGCACCGTTCGACCCCGAGAAAGCCGCTTGGGAAAAAGTCCACATCGGCCAATGGTAA
- a CDS encoding DUF2520 domain-containing protein, with protein MVKEKKQRVVFIGAGNLATHLSKALQEAGHDIVQVFSRTASSAQQLAGKLGCAMTTSIEAVRPDADIYIYSVSDAVLGELFARTPLPDGALCLHTAGSIPMSVFAPRCQRYGVFYPLQTFSKDRPVKFEEIPLFIEGSTPEVTATLREMGQEISRQVIEASSEQRRHLHLAAVFACNFTNHLYAIAAKLLERQGLPFDALRPLIRETAAKIETLAPAAAQTGPAMRYDRNVMQKHIDLLDDAEEKEIYRILSKHIHQFATSQIPSPHE; from the coding sequence ATGGTAAAAGAGAAAAAACAACGGGTCGTCTTCATCGGTGCAGGCAACCTGGCAACACACCTGTCGAAAGCCTTGCAGGAAGCCGGCCACGACATCGTGCAGGTATTCAGTCGCACAGCCTCCTCGGCACAACAACTGGCCGGGAAACTGGGGTGCGCCATGACCACCAGCATCGAAGCGGTGCGTCCCGACGCCGACATTTATATCTACTCCGTCAGCGACGCCGTACTCGGCGAACTCTTTGCCCGCACCCCGTTGCCCGACGGAGCGCTATGCCTGCACACGGCGGGAAGCATACCCATGTCGGTATTCGCCCCGCGATGCCAACGCTACGGCGTCTTTTACCCGTTGCAGACATTCAGCAAGGACCGACCCGTAAAATTTGAAGAGATTCCCCTCTTCATCGAAGGCTCTACCCCCGAAGTGACCGCCACCCTGCGGGAGATGGGGCAGGAAATATCGCGGCAAGTCATCGAGGCGTCATCGGAACAGCGGCGCCACCTCCACTTGGCGGCGGTCTTTGCCTGCAACTTCACCAACCATCTCTATGCCATAGCCGCCAAGCTGCTCGAACGTCAAGGGTTGCCGTTCGACGCCCTGCGTCCCTTGATCCGGGAAACCGCCGCAAAAATCGAGACACTCGCTCCGGCCGCCGCGCAAACTGGGCCGGCCATGAGGTACGACCGCAACGTCATGCAGAAGCATATCGACCTTCTCGACGATGCAGAAGAGAAAGAAATCTACCGTATATTGAGCAAGCACATTCACCAGTTTGCCACCTCGCAAATACCATCACCACATGAGTAA
- a CDS encoding HAD-IIIA family hydrolase, with translation MSKIAYDLGLIKGFAFDVDGVLSAETIPLHPNGEPCRTVNIKDGYAIQLAVRKGFEIAIITGGRTEAVRKRFESLGVQHIYLGASIKTKSFEDWVRATGLQRDEILYMGDDIPDYEVMQAVGLPCCPADAAPEIKSVATYISPRNGGHGCGRDVIEQVMKAQGKWFGEEAFGW, from the coding sequence ATGAGTAAAATAGCTTATGACCTCGGCCTCATCAAAGGCTTTGCTTTCGACGTCGACGGTGTACTGTCGGCCGAGACCATTCCCCTGCACCCCAACGGCGAACCCTGCCGCACGGTCAACATCAAGGACGGTTACGCCATACAGCTGGCCGTGCGCAAAGGTTTCGAAATTGCCATCATCACCGGAGGCCGCACCGAAGCCGTGCGCAAACGTTTTGAATCGCTGGGCGTACAACACATCTACCTGGGAGCCAGCATCAAAACCAAATCGTTCGAGGATTGGGTGCGAGCAACCGGCTTGCAACGCGACGAAATCCTCTACATGGGCGACGACATTCCCGACTACGAAGTGATGCAAGCCGTCGGGCTGCCCTGCTGCCCCGCCGACGCGGCACCCGAGATAAAATCGGTGGCCACCTACATCTCACCCCGCAACGGCGGTCATGGCTGCGGCCGCGACGTGATAGAGCAGGTGATGAAAGCACAAGGAAAATGGTTTGGCGAAGAAGCCTTCGGGTGGTAA
- the maf gene encoding septum formation protein Maf, translated as MDFLKNYDIILASNSPRRKELLAGLDIPYRVCVLPDIDESYPDSLQGEEIPVFISREKAQAYKSLLTGRTLLITADTIVWLNGKVYGKPHDKDDARAMLRALSGNTHTVITGVTIATCDKEVSFATSTEVSFARLTDEEIDYYVEKYAPLDKAGAYGIQEWIGYVGVTGIQGSYYNVMGLPIQRLYQELKKF; from the coding sequence ATGGATTTTCTGAAAAATTACGACATCATACTGGCGAGCAATTCGCCCCGGCGCAAAGAACTGCTGGCCGGGCTCGACATTCCCTACCGGGTGTGCGTGCTGCCCGACATCGACGAAAGTTATCCCGACTCGCTGCAAGGTGAAGAGATTCCCGTCTTCATCTCCCGGGAGAAGGCGCAAGCCTACAAAAGCCTCCTCACGGGGCGCACCCTGCTCATCACGGCCGACACCATCGTGTGGCTCAACGGAAAAGTCTACGGCAAGCCGCACGACAAGGACGATGCCCGCGCCATGCTGCGCGCCCTCTCGGGCAACACCCACACGGTCATCACCGGCGTAACCATCGCCACCTGCGACAAAGAGGTATCGTTTGCCACGTCGACCGAGGTCTCGTTTGCCCGACTCACCGACGAGGAAATCGATTATTATGTCGAGAAATACGCGCCGCTCGACAAGGCCGGCGCCTATGGCATACAGGAATGGATAGGTTATGTGGGGGTCACCGGCATACAAGGCTCCTATTACAACGTCATGGGACTGCCCATACAACGCCTCTACCAAGAGCTGAAAAAATTTTAG